The following proteins come from a genomic window of Paenibacillus sp. CAA11:
- a CDS encoding sugar ABC transporter substrate-binding protein, whose product MKLKRFMVLLAAFTLVISITACGSKSNNNSAAPSGNAGAKNAATEPAGGGGELKPEDGAQLTVWESKEERVFTDEIAKKFTEKYGVPVKIEEISPADQVTKLSQDGPSGLAADVVIFPHDSLGRAANAGLLLPNDTFAEETKKNNTELSINAVTYDGTLYGYPRAAETYALYYNKSLVKEAPKSFDDVIAFGKTFTDKSKNKYAIMWETGNMYFNYPFIATTGGYIYGDNGTNKDDIGINNEGAIESLKTYVKLKEILPVKSGDINPDIKRSLFNAGDVAMDINGPWELGGYKKALGDKLGLVPLPSIDGKPAISASGIKGWYVNSFTQYPNAAKLFAEFASNKDAQLLLNEKVGSVPTNKEALESDQIKNDPYVSAFAEQTKNSQPMPSIPEMGNVWNAVNAALPEIWDNNKDPKQAMDKAATQIKDLNNGAGE is encoded by the coding sequence ATGAAATTAAAGAGATTTATGGTTCTGCTGGCTGCATTCACTTTAGTGATCTCCATTACTGCCTGCGGTTCAAAATCTAACAACAACTCTGCGGCGCCAAGCGGAAATGCCGGGGCGAAGAACGCTGCTACCGAGCCAGCCGGAGGCGGAGGAGAGCTGAAGCCAGAGGATGGCGCACAGCTGACCGTATGGGAAAGTAAAGAAGAGAGAGTCTTCACCGACGAGATCGCCAAGAAATTCACAGAGAAATACGGCGTTCCGGTAAAGATCGAAGAAATTTCCCCAGCCGACCAAGTGACTAAGCTGTCTCAAGACGGACCTTCCGGATTGGCAGCCGACGTAGTCATTTTCCCGCATGATAGTCTCGGCCGGGCCGCAAATGCAGGTCTGCTGCTGCCAAACGACACCTTTGCTGAAGAAACTAAGAAGAACAATACGGAACTTTCTATTAATGCTGTAACTTATGATGGCACACTTTATGGTTACCCTAGAGCCGCAGAAACATACGCGCTTTATTACAATAAGTCCCTTGTCAAAGAAGCGCCTAAGAGCTTCGATGATGTAATTGCTTTCGGCAAGACCTTCACCGATAAGTCCAAGAACAAATACGCTATTATGTGGGAAACAGGGAACATGTACTTCAACTATCCGTTTATCGCCACCACAGGCGGGTACATCTACGGAGATAACGGTACAAACAAAGACGATATCGGCATCAACAATGAAGGCGCAATTGAAAGTTTGAAGACGTACGTCAAGCTGAAGGAAATTCTTCCTGTTAAGAGCGGTGACATCAACCCGGATATCAAGCGCAGCTTGTTCAATGCTGGCGATGTTGCGATGGATATTAATGGCCCTTGGGAACTGGGCGGCTATAAGAAGGCACTCGGAGACAAGCTCGGTCTTGTACCCCTCCCTTCAATTGATGGCAAACCGGCGATCTCCGCCTCCGGTATTAAGGGCTGGTATGTCAACTCCTTCACACAGTATCCGAATGCGGCCAAATTGTTCGCAGAGTTCGCATCCAACAAGGATGCACAGCTTCTGTTGAACGAGAAGGTAGGTTCTGTGCCGACAAACAAGGAAGCGCTTGAATCTGACCAAATCAAGAACGACCCTTATGTATCTGCCTTCGCAGAACAGACCAAGAACTCTCAGCCAATGCCTTCCATCCCTGAAATGGGTAACGTATGGAATGCAGTGAATGCGGCCCTTCCTGAAATCTGGGATAACAACAAGGATCCTAAGCAAGCCATGGACAAAGCCGCTACCCAAATTAAGGATCTGAACAACGGGGCAGGCGAATAA
- a CDS encoding carbohydrate ABC transporter permease, translated as MDRHRNKATILSILSMGLGQIYNRQFIKGVIFLFVEALGIIYFSGTLGRALWGIVTLGDVPRIPGKTEGDHSIFIMVQSLITLMLLVLFIIFYVMNIRDAYKTAKNREMGVKPNSFKQSVRFVLDYKFAQAFLTLPAIGILFFTIMPIIFMIMLAFTNYSAPNHIPPARLVDWVGFETFKNLVALKTWSHTFYGVLTWTLIWAVLSTVTTYFGGMLVALLINQQGIKFKGFWRTILIIPYAIPQLISLLVMRNMFNGQFGPINQYLKYFGLSGLPWLTDPFWAKVTVIVVNMWVGIPVSMILIMGVLTTIPRDMYEAAEVDGATGYQKFRIVTLPMILFSTAPTLITQFAGNINNFNAIFLLTNGNPVVGDYQYAGATDLLVTWLYKLTLDQNKYNMASAVGIIIFLIIASFSIYNYRRTKSFKEEDMIQ; from the coding sequence ATGGACCGACATCGCAATAAAGCCACTATACTGTCGATTTTAAGCATGGGATTGGGACAAATATATAACCGCCAATTTATTAAGGGTGTCATATTTCTATTTGTAGAAGCTTTGGGAATCATCTATTTTAGTGGAACTTTAGGCCGTGCTTTATGGGGAATTGTTACCTTGGGGGATGTTCCTAGAATTCCAGGAAAAACCGAAGGGGACCATTCAATTTTTATCATGGTGCAGAGCTTGATCACCCTGATGCTTCTTGTCCTATTTATTATCTTTTATGTCATGAATATTCGCGATGCCTATAAGACGGCCAAGAATCGCGAAATGGGGGTCAAACCCAACAGCTTCAAGCAGTCCGTACGCTTTGTCTTAGACTACAAATTTGCACAGGCGTTCTTGACGCTCCCGGCGATCGGAATTTTGTTCTTTACCATCATGCCGATCATCTTCATGATCATGCTGGCATTTACGAACTACTCTGCACCGAATCATATTCCGCCTGCTAGGCTAGTCGACTGGGTAGGCTTTGAAACCTTTAAGAATCTTGTTGCTTTGAAAACCTGGAGCCATACGTTCTATGGGGTGTTAACCTGGACGCTGATCTGGGCGGTTCTCTCCACAGTAACCACGTACTTTGGCGGTATGCTGGTAGCGCTGCTAATTAATCAGCAGGGCATTAAATTTAAAGGCTTCTGGAGAACAATTCTTATCATTCCTTATGCGATCCCGCAGCTGATCTCGCTGCTTGTAATGAGAAACATGTTTAACGGCCAGTTCGGTCCGATTAATCAGTATCTCAAATATTTCGGCCTGTCCGGCCTGCCGTGGCTGACGGATCCATTCTGGGCTAAAGTGACAGTCATTGTGGTCAACATGTGGGTTGGTATTCCTGTCTCCATGATTCTAATCATGGGCGTGCTCACCACCATTCCGCGCGATATGTATGAAGCTGCCGAGGTAGATGGAGCGACAGGATATCAGAAATTCCGGATTGTAACGCTTCCGATGATCCTGTTCTCGACAGCGCCGACTCTGATCACCCAGTTTGCTGGCAATATCAACAACTTTAACGCGATCTTCCTGCTCACCAACGGTAACCCGGTTGTAGGGGATTATCAGTATGCCGGGGCAACGGATCTGCTCGTAACCTGGCTGTACAAATTGACGTTGGATCAGAACAAATACAACATGGCCTCAGCGGTAGGGATTATTATCTTCCTGATTATCGCCTCGTTCTCTATCTACAATTACCGGAGAACCAA